Below is a genomic region from Echinicola rosea.
GGTTGAAAAACCTCAATTCTTTATTCGTAAAACCTGCAATGTAGATTTCATGATCTTCGATGACCACCGCAAGTTCCTGATTAAGCATTTGTGGTTTTTCTCCAAGCAAATACGTGACCGCAAGGCTGCTGCCGTGCCTTAATGTGAGGTTTTTGGCATACCTGCCAAAGATGGCCAAAGTTGTAGTATCTATCCCTCCAACTACGACGAGTTGGTCTTCATTCAGGTTTGAATAAAAGGTGTCTTTTCCAGTTACATCCGTGCTGAAATTAAGGTATGTATTGATCTTTTCCGCATCAAAAAGAACACTGGGAACTAAGCAAAAATCAGGGGAGTAAACGTAAAGTGTAGTGTTGCAATGATTGCCCCTAGCGGAAATGAACAAATCTTTTTGCAAGATCATTTCCAGTTCTTTTTCTTCCACAAATGGATAGTCATTTACTCCGATGACCGATCCGTTTTGGTTTTTGGCCAGAACGATGAGCCTTTGAGGGTAAAATAAAAGCGATAAACCTGACGTATTGGATACGTCAAGTTTATCGCAATGAAATTCTGTATGTGTATTTGTTACAGTCTTTGCCAAGGTTATTCCCAGTTACCTGAGGTAGAAGCGTCTGTTTTCGATCCTACTCTCAGCGCTTTTTCATTCTTGTTTTGTCTTCTTTCAGGATTAACAGGGGCAGGGTCCCTGATCTCAAATACATCGATAAGCGTTTTGCTGGCTCCTCTTTCCACTTTGTCAGCAAAAAACTCGAAGGTTTTTCCCCCTGAACCAGGTACTACATTCAAGGTGTTGATGTTGAATTCAGGATACTTTCTTTCATTGAAGAGCGAGTCCATTACGTTAACAGACCCCAGGGTGTCATAGTGAATGGTCACTTCCTCTTCACCATAATCCAGTAACTTGGTCTCTTCTGTTTTTTGGACAATGAAAATATCACCGTCCTCAATGAATTTTTTTAGATCCTGCCAGTTTCCGGCATATTCTCCATTGGTGGCCAAATAAGCCTGTTGTGCTTCCCTAAGCATTTGAAGTTTCTCGATAACACGTGCTTCGATGTTGGCAATGCGCTTTTCTTCTTGCATGACATCGTCAACACCTTTGTATAGCCTATAGCCAACGGCCAAAGCTGCGATGAGAAAAACAATCGATAAGATTCTAGTCAAATTCATTTTTCAGTGGATTTTACTTCTTATATAAAGGTTGATGGTATCTAATAAGATGCTATTTTATGCATTTATTTTCAAAATTAAAATATCCTTTCCATATTCTTATGTCATTAAGCGATTTTATCTTCCAAAAAAGATGATGTTTTTCATCATGTGCAATTTGATTGATTTCTGTGATGTCCATGAAGCGCACATCTTCAATGAGTTGTGTGTGGTCGGGGAGTTCTGGGTCCATTCCCTTGGTCAGTTCACCGGATTCCTTATGGACTTCAAAAAAAAGCTCTACTGCATGAAGGGGTGGTTTTAGGAACTCGGTCACGGTGAGCAGTGAGCCTACTTGGACCGCTAGGCCGGTTTCTTCCAAGAATTCTCTTTTGAGGTTTTCAGGAGCGGTAGATTGATAGTCCATTCCTCCTCCGGGGACGTTCCAAAAGTATTTCCCATTTCCCATAAGGTGTTTGATCATCAGGATCTTGTCCTCAAGGATGAGTACGCCATTTACCCTAGTGCGCAATCTACCT
It encodes:
- a CDS encoding NUDIX domain-containing protein, whose product is MQHLETEINEKFGGRLRTRVNGVLILEDKILMIKHLMGNGKYFWNVPGGGMDYQSTAPENLKREFLEETGLAVQVGSLLTVTEFLKPPLHAVELFFEVHKESGELTKGMDPELPDHTQLIEDVRFMDITEINQIAHDEKHHLFWKIKSLNDIRIWKGYFNFENKCIK
- a CDS encoding DUF3822 family protein; this encodes MAKTVTNTHTEFHCDKLDVSNTSGLSLLFYPQRLIVLAKNQNGSVIGVNDYPFVEEKELEMILQKDLFISARGNHCNTTLYVYSPDFCLVPSVLFDAEKINTYLNFSTDVTGKDTFYSNLNEDQLVVVGGIDTTTLAIFGRYAKNLTLRHGSSLAVTYLLGEKPQMLNQELAVVIEDHEIYIAGFTNKELRFFNRFDVRNNQEFLKYSFSVLHQLAFDRMHCKITLYGNLEEINVQEPVLKKYFKNIEITAPKSIQNYLPGAESFRETKKLEAFWAS